A portion of the Sabethes cyaneus chromosome 3, idSabCyanKW18_F2, whole genome shotgun sequence genome contains these proteins:
- the LOC128742072 gene encoding mannose-1-phosphate guanyltransferase beta has protein sequence MGAAGNMRALILVGGYGTRLRPLTLSTPKPLVEFANKPILLHQIEALVEAGVNQVILAVSYRAEQMEVELKQKVERLGVKLIFSHETEPLGTAGPLALAKDVLAESSEPFFVLNSDVICDFPFKELEQFHRRHGKEGTIVVTKVEEPSKYGVVLYSENGCIQNFIEKPQEFISNKINAGMYILNPSVLSRIQLKPTSIEKEVFPVMSKEKQLYAFELNGFWMDIGQPRDFLTGMCLYLNSVRQRQPELLYDGPAKFVGNVLVDPSAKIGAGCRIGPNVTIGPDVIIEDGVCIKRCTILRGAVIKSHSWLESCIIGWRCIVGRWVRLEGTTVLGEDVIVQDEIFINGGQVLPHKSIAVSVPEPQIIM, from the exons ATGGGAGCGGCTGGTAATATGCGGGCATTAATACTGGTTGGGGGATACGGAACGCGGCTACGGCCTCTGACGCTGAGTACCCCAAAACCACTGGTAGAATTTGCCAACAAACCTATCCTTTTGCATCAAATTGAAGCACTTGTTGAAGCCGGCGTCAATCAG GTGATTTTGGCTGTATCCTACCGTGCCGAACAGATGGAAGTTGAGTTGAAACAAAAGGTAGAACGACTAGGCGTGAAACTAATATTTTCACACGAAACCGAGCCACTGGGGACGGCCGGTCCCCTGGCGTTGGCGAAAGACGTGCTTGCTGAGAGCTCTGAACCATTTTTCGTGCTTAATTCCGACGTCATCTGTGACTTTCCGTTCAAGGAGCTGGAACAATTTCATCGAAGGCACGGCAAGGAAGGTACTATCGTCGTTACCAAAGTCGAAGAGCCGTCCAAGTATGGCGTTGTGTTGTACTCCGAAAATGGGTGCATTCAAAATTTTATCGAAAAACCTCAGGAGTTCATCAGCAACAAGATCAATGCTGGAATGTATATTCTAAATCCATCGGTGCTGTCGCGAATACAACTGAAGCCGACATCGATTGAGAAGGAGGTATTTCCGGTCATGTCCAAGGAGAAGCAATTGTATGCGTTCGAGTTAAATGGCTTTTGGATGGATATCGGACAGCCGCGTGATTTCCTGACAGGAATGTGCTTGTACCTGAATTCGGTTCGCCAGCGACAACCAGAGCTGCTGTACGATGGTCCCGCCAAGTTCGTTGGCAATGTACTGGTTGATCCTAGCGCCAAAATTGGCGCCGGCTGCCGGATCGGACCGAACGTTACCATTGGGCCGGATGTGATCATCGAAGATGGAGTTTGCATTAAACGGTGTACAATTCTGCGGGGTGCCGTTATCAAGTCCCACTCGTGGCTGGAGAGTTGCATCATCGGATGGCGCTGTATAGTGGGCCGATGGGTAAGATTGGAGGGAACTACCGTGCTCGGTGAGGACGTTATTGTACAGGATGAAATCTTCATCAACGGAGGCCAAGTGTTGCCTCATAAAAGCATAGCGGTAAGTGTTCCCGAACCGCAGATAATCATGTAG